The proteins below come from a single Xenopus tropicalis strain Nigerian chromosome 9, UCB_Xtro_10.0, whole genome shotgun sequence genomic window:
- the LOC100486968 gene encoding apoptosis-associated speck-like protein containing a CARD, whose product MGLQQSKMLPTKTADDLINKLPRSTLRETLVKTLEMLGRGQFNEFKERLSGWDVSPGYERIPMGSLQGADVGKVADLIIDYYKNSYGVKVTLGVLGAIGAKSAANHLEKIKEMSL is encoded by the exons ATGGGGCTCCAGCAATCCAAAATGTTGCCAACCAAAACCGCAGACGATCTGATCAACAAGCTGCCGAGATCCACATTGAGGGAAACGTTGGTGAAGACCCTGGAGATGTTGGGCAGGGGACAGTTTAATGAGTTTAAAGAAAGACTGAGCGGCTGGGATGTCTCTCCTGGGTACGAAAGGATCCCCATGGGGTCTCTGCAGGGGGCAGACGTGGGCAAAGTTGCCGACCTGATCATCGACTACTACAAAAACTCCTATGGGGTGAAAGTGACTCTCGGGGTGTTGGGTGCAATTGGCGCCAAGTCTGCTGCCAACCACCTTGAGAAAATAAAG GAGATGTCATTGTAA
- the pydc1 gene encoding pyrin domain-containing protein 1: MAKTARDLLLETLEDLGERQFKRFKGKLNDWEVPDGYKRIPKNRLEGADEGDVASAIISFYTESHAIEVALGVLAAIGEMNAHEKLNNLSRGKSTAIAKC, from the exons ATGGCCAAGACCGCCAGGGACCTGCTGCTGGAGACCCTGGAGGATTTAGGGGAGAGGCAGTTCAAGAGGTTTAAGGGGAAACTGAATGACTGGGAGGTCCCTGACGGGTACAAACGGATCCCTAAGAACCGCCTGGAGGGGGCAGATGAGGGTGATGTCGCCAGTGCCATTATCAGCTTCTACACAGAGTCCCATGCGATTGAGGTGGCCCTGGGGGTGCTGGCTGCTATTGGGGAGATGAATGCCCATGAGAAGCTGAACAACCTTTCCAGGGG AAAATCAACCGCAATAGCCAAGTGCTAA
- the bcl7c gene encoding B-cell CLL/lymphoma 7 protein family member C — protein MANRTGRAETRSRARDDIKRVMAVIEHVRRWEKRWVTVGDTSLRIYKWVPIVDPRDEEKPGAQTPTDQQKRRAQRRRKSQALLMMEINDDSNNSSFSDASGARGEGSDSPSRTPELSRNVSPCPSSKPKTEDFQPPELGQEGDGAPLLPIRTDEPPMLTKEEPVAETPAAQVPSAAAMFPPLTEEEESLDAPALKRFCTDRDIMGR, from the exons ATGGCCAACAGGACAGGCCGGGCAGAGACCAGGAGCCGGGCGAGAGATGACATCAAGAGAGTCATGGCAGTCATAGAGCACGTGAGGCGCTG GGAGAAGCGTTGGGTGACAGTGGGAGACACCTCGCTCCGGATATATAAGTGGGTGCCAATTGTGGATCCCAGGGACGAG GAGAAGCCTGGGGCCCAGACTCCCACAGACCAACAGAAGCGCAGAGCACAGAGGCGCAGGAAGAGCCAGGCTCTGCTAATGATGGAGATCAATG ATGACAGCAATAACAGTTCCTTCTCGGATGCCTCTGGGGCGAGGGGCGAGGGAAGCGACAGCCCAAGTCGGACCCCCGAACTGAGCCGCAATGTCAGTCCCTGCCCCTCATCCAAGCCAAAGACTGAGGACTTCCAGCCCCCTGAGTTGGGCCAAGAAGGGG ATGGTGCCCCCCTGCTCCCCATCAGAACAGATGAACCCCCAATGTTAACCAAAGAGGAGCCGGTGGCTGAAACCCCTGCAGCCCAG GTACCCAGCGCTGCCGCCATGTTCCCGCCTCTGACAGAGGAGGAGGAGTCTCTGGACGCCCCGGCACTAAAGAGATTCTGTACAGACCGAGACATAATGGGCAGATAA
- the ctf1 gene encoding cardiotrophin-2: MEFLSGYRFVLGGEATVLLPAIVDASPDLLSMQQEQETLAAKQQALNLVTSIHEQSDGLVREYLSHQGAPFSRDGFTYPLHQLKDLPWLDINLLPLSPWKSLVFSLSAYSALIGWFASTLKWQRKLNSKAPLLLKRLEASYQHARVLSSSLASLLQEPIPTSQAVPEVNEVFSQKVNGYGVCQCFCDWLEQTKRDMEILVAETSV, from the exons ATGGAATTTCTTTCTGGCTATAGGTTTGTGCTTGGGGGAGAGGCCACGGTGCTGCTCCCAG ccATTGTGGATGCCTCCCCAGACCTTCTGTCGATGCAGCAGGAGCAGGAAACCTTGGCGGCCAAACAACAAGCCCTGAACCTGGTCACCAGTATCCATGAGCAGTCGGACGGGCTAGTGAGAGAATAT CTCAGCCACCAAGGCGCCCCCTTCAGTCGCGATGGCTTCACCTACCCGTTACATCAGCTCAAAGATCTGCCGTGGTTGGACATCAACCTGCTCCCATTATCCCCATGGAAAAGCTTGGTGTTCAGCCTCTCCGCCTACTCTGCTCTGATTGGATGGTTCGCCTCCACCCTGAAGTGGCAAAGGAAACTGAACTCTAAAGCTCCGCTGCTCCTCAAGCGCCTGGAGGCTTCTTACCAACACGCGAGGGTCCTGAGCTCCAGCTTGGCCTCCCTCCTACAGGAGCCCATTCCAACCTCCCAAGCCGTCCCTGAGGTCAATGAGGTCTTCTCCCAGAAGGTCAATGGTTACGGTGTGTGCCAGTGCTTCTGCGATTGGCTGGAACAAACCAAGAGAGATATGGAGATCCTGGTGGCCGAGACGTCGGTGTAG